A window of Theropithecus gelada isolate Dixy chromosome 14, Tgel_1.0, whole genome shotgun sequence contains these coding sequences:
- the POU2AF1 gene encoding POU domain class 2-associating factor 1 isoform X1: MGQRQPILHGTMAADPVVNALWMRAATAPEQAPAPARPYQGVRVKEPVKELLRRKRGHASNGAAPAPTAVVLPHQPLATYTTVGPSCLDMEGSVSAVTEEGALCAGWLSQPTPATLQPLAPWTPYTEYVPHEAVSCPYSADMYVQPVCPSYTVVGPSSVLTYASPPLITNVTTRSSATPAVGPPLEGPEHQAPLTYFPWPQPLSTLPTSTLQYQPPAPALPGPQFVQLPISIPEPVLQDMEDPRRATSSLTIDKLLLEEEDSDAYALNHTLSVEGF; this comes from the exons CCACAGCTCCGGAGCAAGCCCCCGCGCCGGCCCGGCCATACCAGGGCGTCCGCGTGAAGGAGCCAGTGAAGGAACTGCTGAGGAGGAAGCGAGGCCACGCCAGCAACGGGGCAGCGCCTGCACCTACGGcg GTGGTGCTGCCCCATCAGCCCCTGGCGACCTACACCACAGTGG GTCCTTCCTGCCTGGACATGGAAGGCTCTGTGTCTGCAGTGACGGAGGAAGGTGCTCTGTGTGCCGGCTGGCTCTCCCAGCCCACTCCGGccaccctccagcccctggccccATGGACACCTTACACCGAGTATGTGCCCCATGAAGCCGTCAGCTGTCCCTACTCAGCTGACATGTATGTGCAGCCCGTGTGCCCCAGCTACACGGTGGTGGGGCCCTCCTCAGTGTTGACCTATGCCTCTCCGCCACTCATCACCAATGTCACG ACAAGAAGCTCCGCCACGCCCGCAGTGGGGCCTCCGCTGGAGGGCCCAGAGCACCAGGCACCCCTCACCTATTTCCCGTGGCCTCAGCCCCTTTCCACGCTACCCACCTCCACCCTGCAGTACCAGCCTCCGGCCCCAGCCCTACCTGGGCCCCAGTTTGTCCAGCTCCCCATCTCTATCCCAGAGCCAGTCCTTCAGGACATGGAAGATCCCAGGAGAGCCACCAGCTCACTGACCATCGACAAGCTGCTTTTGGAGGAAGAGGATAGCGACGCCTACGCGCTCAACCACACTCTCTCTGTGGAAGGCTTTTAG
- the POU2AF1 gene encoding POU domain class 2-associating factor 1 isoform X2, which produces MLWQKPTAPEQAPAPARPYQGVRVKEPVKELLRRKRGHASNGAAPAPTAVVLPHQPLATYTTVGPSCLDMEGSVSAVTEEGALCAGWLSQPTPATLQPLAPWTPYTEYVPHEAVSCPYSADMYVQPVCPSYTVVGPSSVLTYASPPLITNVTTRSSATPAVGPPLEGPEHQAPLTYFPWPQPLSTLPTSTLQYQPPAPALPGPQFVQLPISIPEPVLQDMEDPRRATSSLTIDKLLLEEEDSDAYALNHTLSVEGF; this is translated from the exons CCACAGCTCCGGAGCAAGCCCCCGCGCCGGCCCGGCCATACCAGGGCGTCCGCGTGAAGGAGCCAGTGAAGGAACTGCTGAGGAGGAAGCGAGGCCACGCCAGCAACGGGGCAGCGCCTGCACCTACGGcg GTGGTGCTGCCCCATCAGCCCCTGGCGACCTACACCACAGTGG GTCCTTCCTGCCTGGACATGGAAGGCTCTGTGTCTGCAGTGACGGAGGAAGGTGCTCTGTGTGCCGGCTGGCTCTCCCAGCCCACTCCGGccaccctccagcccctggccccATGGACACCTTACACCGAGTATGTGCCCCATGAAGCCGTCAGCTGTCCCTACTCAGCTGACATGTATGTGCAGCCCGTGTGCCCCAGCTACACGGTGGTGGGGCCCTCCTCAGTGTTGACCTATGCCTCTCCGCCACTCATCACCAATGTCACG ACAAGAAGCTCCGCCACGCCCGCAGTGGGGCCTCCGCTGGAGGGCCCAGAGCACCAGGCACCCCTCACCTATTTCCCGTGGCCTCAGCCCCTTTCCACGCTACCCACCTCCACCCTGCAGTACCAGCCTCCGGCCCCAGCCCTACCTGGGCCCCAGTTTGTCCAGCTCCCCATCTCTATCCCAGAGCCAGTCCTTCAGGACATGGAAGATCCCAGGAGAGCCACCAGCTCACTGACCATCGACAAGCTGCTTTTGGAGGAAGAGGATAGCGACGCCTACGCGCTCAACCACACTCTCTCTGTGGAAGGCTTTTAG